One genomic segment of Burkholderiaceae bacterium includes these proteins:
- a CDS encoding crotonase/enoyl-CoA hydratase family protein, whose product MSNFLLYQQEGGVVTLTMNSPATRNVLTGNSAPHEFSEACARINTNTSVRVVILTGAGPAFSAGGNLKDMQAMFDLTPAQLREWYRHGVQRLALAVYGLEVPVICAVNGPAIGAGCDLTTMCDIRIASDQATFAESFIKVGLIPGDGGAWLLPRVVGKSMAAELTFTGRTLDAHEALRIGLVSRVVPPEQLLPQARALAGQIAEQPGAALRMAKKLLRESERLDFGPLLELSAGLQALAHKTPQHVEAVNAFVEKRKPDFSGFQD is encoded by the coding sequence ATGAGCAACTTCCTCCTGTACCAGCAAGAAGGCGGCGTCGTTACCTTGACCATGAATTCGCCCGCCACGCGCAACGTGCTCACCGGCAACAGCGCACCGCACGAATTCAGCGAGGCCTGCGCACGCATCAACACCAACACATCGGTGCGCGTCGTCATCCTTACCGGCGCCGGGCCGGCGTTTTCCGCGGGCGGCAACCTGAAAGACATGCAAGCCATGTTCGATCTGACGCCCGCGCAGCTGCGCGAGTGGTACCGCCACGGCGTGCAGCGCCTAGCCCTGGCCGTGTACGGGCTGGAGGTGCCGGTGATCTGCGCCGTCAATGGTCCCGCCATCGGCGCAGGCTGCGATTTGACCACCATGTGCGACATCCGCATCGCTTCCGACCAAGCCACGTTTGCCGAGAGCTTCATCAAGGTCGGCTTGATCCCGGGCGATGGCGGCGCCTGGCTGCTGCCGCGCGTGGTAGGCAAGAGCATGGCTGCCGAACTGACCTTCACCGGCCGCACGCTGGATGCCCACGAGGCACTGCGTATTGGCCTGGTCTCGCGCGTGGTGCCACCAGAGCAGCTGTTGCCGCAGGCGCGGGCGCTGGCCGGGCAAATTGCCGAGCAGCCGGGCGCCGCCCTGCGCATGGCCAAGAAATTGTTGCGCGAAAGTGAGCGGCTGGACTTCGGCCCGTTGCTGGAGCTCTCGGCCGGCCTGCAGGCGCTGGCCCACAAGACGCCACAGCACGTCGAGGCCGTCAATGCTTTTGTTGAAAAACGCAAGCCCGATTTCTCTGGATTTCAAGATTGA
- a CDS encoding CoA transferase, translated as MKPTGPLAGLRVVEFAGIGPGPLCGMLLADLGAQVIRLDRPEPSGLGIERPPRFDLLLRGKRTFKLDLKTEEGVTFARALVRCADALIEGFRPGTMERMGLGPEVCLGDNPRLAYGRVTGFGQQGPLAHAAGHDLNYIALTGALDAIGRQGQPPTPPLNLLGDYAGGSLFLAMGLLAAILQARASETGQVVDAAMIDGVGALMTPFFGLHAAGLHGGARGTNLLDSGAPFYDVYRCADGEYVSIAAIEKKFRAVLIERLRAAGADVDGLPDFDDRARWPELRARLTAIFATRSRAHWCTALEGTDACFAPVLAPQATPAHPHHQARGGFIRVDGITQPAPAPRFSATPSGMPAAPGQTGDAREWALAWGVPAEALALMD; from the coding sequence ATGAAGCCCACGGGCCCCTTGGCCGGCCTGCGCGTGGTCGAATTTGCCGGCATCGGTCCCGGGCCGCTGTGCGGCATGCTGCTGGCTGACCTGGGTGCGCAGGTGATCCGGCTCGACCGCCCGGAGCCCAGCGGCCTGGGTATCGAGCGGCCGCCTCGGTTCGACCTGCTGCTGCGCGGCAAGCGTACGTTCAAGCTCGACCTGAAGACCGAGGAGGGCGTGACCTTCGCGCGCGCACTGGTGCGTTGCGCCGACGCGCTGATTGAGGGCTTTCGTCCCGGCACCATGGAGCGCATGGGCCTGGGACCCGAGGTATGCCTGGGCGACAACCCCCGGCTGGCCTATGGGCGCGTGACGGGGTTTGGCCAGCAGGGGCCGCTGGCCCACGCGGCGGGGCACGACCTGAACTACATCGCCCTCACCGGGGCGCTGGATGCCATCGGCCGGCAAGGCCAGCCACCGACGCCGCCACTGAACCTGCTGGGCGATTACGCCGGTGGCTCGCTGTTCCTGGCCATGGGCCTGCTGGCGGCCATTCTGCAGGCGCGCGCAAGTGAAACGGGCCAGGTGGTCGATGCCGCGATGATCGATGGCGTGGGCGCGCTGATGACGCCATTCTTCGGTCTGCATGCGGCGGGTTTGCACGGCGGCGCGCGCGGCACCAACCTGCTGGATTCGGGCGCGCCCTTTTATGACGTGTACCGTTGCGCTGACGGCGAATACGTGTCCATCGCGGCCATCGAGAAGAAATTTCGCGCTGTGCTGATCGAACGCCTGCGCGCCGCCGGCGCCGATGTGGACGGCCTGCCGGATTTCGACGATCGCGCTCGCTGGCCCGAGTTGCGTGCACGCCTGACCGCCATTTTTGCCACCCGGTCCCGCGCCCACTGGTGCACTGCCCTGGAGGGCACGGACGCCTGCTTCGCCCCTGTGCTGGCGCCGCAGGCCACCCCAGCACACCCGCATCACCAAGCGCGCGGCGGTTTCATTCGGGTGGATGGCATTACCCAGCCTGCCCCCGCGCCGCGGTTCAGCGCCACGCCCAGCGGCATGCCCGCTGCGCCGGGCCAGACGGGCGATGCCCGCGAATGGGCACTGGCCTGGGGCGTGCCGGCAGAGGCGCTGGCTCTCATGGATTGA
- a CDS encoding acyl-CoA dehydrogenase family protein — protein MQALQLQEPAPEAEALRAPVRVFLDEALVDMPADRRARSWLGFDAAFSHELGRRGWIGLALPAEYGGAGQDALARFVVAEELLARGAPVSAHWIAERQSAPMILRYGSEAQKRLHIPRICRGESFFAIGMSEPQAGSDLAAVRTRATHSASGWRLSGQKIWTTNAQHAHHMIALVRTSGQPQDRQQGLSQLLFDLSTPGITIRPIEDLAGDRHFCEVFFDDVELPDDALIGEEGAGWGQVTAELAYERSGPERIYSSMVLLDAWLAHLRASGPPDDAATALAGRLMAHLATLRSMSLAVTARLAAGDNPMTEAVLVKDLGTEFEQLVPSAIAAVLAAGTAPVPAELQRTLDYITQFAPTFSLRGGTREVLRGLIARGLGLR, from the coding sequence ATGCAAGCCTTGCAGCTGCAGGAACCGGCACCCGAGGCCGAGGCACTGCGCGCGCCGGTGCGCGTATTCCTCGACGAAGCCCTGGTCGACATGCCTGCCGACCGGCGCGCCCGTTCCTGGCTGGGTTTCGACGCTGCGTTCAGCCATGAGCTTGGCCGGCGCGGCTGGATCGGCTTGGCGCTGCCCGCCGAATACGGCGGCGCCGGACAGGATGCGCTGGCGCGCTTTGTCGTGGCCGAGGAGTTGCTCGCGCGCGGCGCGCCGGTGTCGGCGCACTGGATCGCCGAACGCCAAAGCGCGCCCATGATCCTGCGCTACGGATCGGAGGCACAGAAGCGCCTCCACATTCCACGCATCTGCCGTGGCGAATCGTTTTTCGCCATCGGCATGAGCGAACCTCAGGCGGGTTCCGACCTGGCGGCGGTCCGCACACGCGCCACGCACAGCGCCAGCGGCTGGCGGCTGAGCGGTCAGAAGATTTGGACCACCAACGCCCAGCACGCGCACCACATGATCGCGCTGGTGCGCACCTCGGGACAACCGCAGGACCGCCAGCAAGGGCTGTCGCAGCTGCTGTTCGATCTGAGCACCCCCGGCATCACGATCCGGCCGATCGAAGATCTGGCCGGCGACCGGCACTTCTGCGAAGTGTTCTTCGACGATGTGGAACTGCCGGACGATGCACTTATCGGCGAGGAAGGTGCCGGTTGGGGGCAGGTCACAGCCGAGCTGGCCTACGAGCGCAGCGGGCCCGAGCGGATCTACTCGAGCATGGTGCTGCTCGATGCCTGGCTGGCTCACCTGCGCGCCAGCGGGCCGCCAGACGATGCAGCCACCGCTTTGGCAGGCCGCCTGATGGCGCATCTGGCCACGCTGCGTTCGATGTCGCTGGCGGTGACGGCCCGACTCGCCGCAGGGGACAACCCGATGACCGAGGCAGTGCTGGTCAAAGATCTGGGAACCGAGTTCGAGCAGCTCGTGCCGAGCGCCATTGCCGCTGTACTGGCCGCCGGCACGGCGCCGGTGCCGGCCGAGCTGCAGCGCACTCTGGACTACATCACACAGTTTGCCCCCACCTTTTCCCTGCGCGGCGGCACGCGCGAGGTGTTGCGGGGTCTGATCGCGCGGGGGCTGGGGTTGCGATGA
- a CDS encoding MaoC family dehydratase, with protein sequence MAGLYFEEFHAGQKFVHPWSRTVTEMDNTLFSLLTMNPQPLHLDAHFAAQTEWGQRLFNSLYTLGILVGMTVNDTTLGTTVANLGMSDVRFPRPVFHGDTLRARTQVVSVRASASHPESGLVEFEHTGLNQRDEVVAVCRRTALMRRKPAA encoded by the coding sequence ATGGCAGGACTGTATTTCGAGGAATTTCACGCCGGGCAGAAATTCGTGCATCCCTGGTCACGCACCGTGACCGAGATGGACAACACGCTGTTCTCGTTGCTCACCATGAATCCGCAGCCGCTGCACTTGGACGCGCATTTTGCGGCGCAAACCGAGTGGGGCCAACGCCTGTTCAACAGCCTGTACACGCTGGGCATCCTGGTGGGCATGACGGTGAACGACACCACACTCGGCACCACCGTGGCCAACCTGGGCATGAGCGACGTGCGTTTTCCTCGGCCGGTGTTTCACGGCGACACGCTGCGCGCGCGCACCCAGGTCGTTTCCGTTCGCGCCAGCGCATCGCACCCAGAGTCGGGCCTCGTCGAGTTCGAACACACGGGGCTGAACCAGCGCGACGAGGTGGTGGCCGTATGCCGCCGCACGGCGCTGATGAGACGGAAGCCCGCCGCATGA
- a CDS encoding TRAP transporter large permease: MSAALITILLFALLAIGMPVAFALVFTGALGLYWVGGWEAMSGVLSTAPLSTAESYEMISVPLFILMAEFVIMSGVADKLFAAAATWVGRVPGGLAMATALAGAGFGAISGSSTASAATLSSTTLPAMLKQGYDPRLSGGVVAISGTLAMLIPPSIALILYGIIADVSISALLIGGVIPGLLVTLVIIGTVRVLVWIDPKAAPRGRAYTLGEKLASLRVVGPMVFLFMAVTGVIYTGIATPTEASGLGAFGAFLIVLWERKFTRPALAKALMQAAHASCMIIMIVVCAKVFGYFFTLTQSTQMLVAWVSGLDVSRWVVLALILLGYLILGCLMDQVAILILTVPIILPVIKALGFDPVWFGVIVIVMAEVGLVTPPVGLNVFVVARYAKRPLAEIFGGVWPHVFSHLLLVAALAVFPQIILWLPSKMGG, encoded by the coding sequence ATGAGCGCAGCCCTGATCACCATCCTGCTGTTCGCACTGCTGGCCATCGGCATGCCGGTGGCCTTCGCGCTGGTGTTCACCGGTGCGCTCGGCCTGTACTGGGTCGGCGGCTGGGAGGCCATGTCGGGTGTGCTGTCCACGGCACCGCTGTCCACCGCCGAGTCCTACGAAATGATCTCGGTGCCGCTGTTCATTCTGATGGCGGAATTCGTGATCATGAGCGGCGTGGCCGACAAGCTGTTCGCCGCGGCCGCCACCTGGGTCGGGCGGGTGCCGGGAGGATTGGCCATGGCCACCGCTTTGGCCGGCGCCGGCTTTGGTGCCATCTCCGGCTCCAGCACCGCGTCGGCGGCAACCTTGTCGTCCACGACCTTGCCGGCGATGCTCAAGCAAGGCTACGATCCACGCCTGAGCGGCGGCGTGGTGGCGATCTCCGGCACGCTCGCGATGCTGATTCCACCCTCGATCGCGCTCATCCTGTACGGCATCATCGCCGACGTGAGCATCAGCGCCCTGCTGATTGGCGGCGTGATTCCAGGCCTCCTGGTCACACTGGTGATCATCGGCACGGTGCGGGTACTGGTGTGGATCGACCCCAAGGCGGCGCCGCGCGGGCGCGCCTACACGCTGGGCGAGAAGCTCGCATCGCTGCGCGTGGTCGGACCGATGGTGTTCCTGTTCATGGCCGTCACCGGAGTGATCTACACCGGCATTGCCACCCCCACCGAGGCTTCGGGTCTCGGCGCCTTCGGCGCTTTTCTCATCGTGCTGTGGGAACGCAAGTTCACACGCCCAGCGCTGGCCAAGGCGCTGATGCAGGCAGCCCATGCCAGTTGCATGATCATCATGATCGTCGTCTGCGCCAAGGTGTTCGGCTATTTCTTCACCTTGACGCAGAGCACGCAGATGCTGGTGGCCTGGGTGAGCGGACTGGACGTGTCGCGCTGGGTCGTCCTGGCGCTGATCCTTCTGGGCTATCTCATCCTGGGCTGCCTGATGGACCAGGTGGCAATCCTGATCCTCACCGTTCCCATCATCCTGCCGGTGATCAAGGCACTGGGCTTCGATCCGGTGTGGTTCGGCGTGATCGTCATCGTCATGGCCGAGGTTGGCCTGGTCACCCCGCCAGTGGGCCTGAACGTGTTCGTGGTGGCGCGCTACGCCAAGCGGCCACTGGCCGAGATCTTCGGTGGCGTCTGGCCGCACGTCTTCAGCCACCTGCTGCTGGTGGCTGCGCTGGCGGTGTTCCCGCAGATCATTTTGTGGCTGCCCTCGAAGATGGGCGGATGA
- a CDS encoding acyl-CoA dehydrogenase family protein, which translates to MHRHELDSERALRTEVRGFLREALPAQLRAKVLAHESLGKADYVAWQNILNARGWLAPAWPVERGGTGWTPRQIYVFEEECWMAGAPEVFAFGPKMLAPVLMQHGTKAQQDECLPRILSSADWWCQGYSEPGSGSDLAALRTRARIEGEYLVIDGQKTWTTYAHWANRMFCLVRTDTQAKPQEGISFVLLNMDTPGITVRPLILLDGVHEVNEVFFEQVRVPLANVVGRLNQGWTCAKALLGHERFNAGKIGRSLRELALLKRLASEPDALGRRLLNDVRFAERIAAVEVDLLALEQTTLRLMAAAQAGTSMGVEPSILKIRGTEIAQQLSLLLVEVLGPGPGAIDGALPAALVRQYLNWRKLSIYGGSNEVQRNIIAKFALGL; encoded by the coding sequence GTTGGATTCCGAGCGTGCCTTGCGCACCGAGGTGCGAGGGTTTCTGCGCGAGGCACTGCCTGCGCAGCTGCGCGCCAAGGTGTTAGCCCACGAGTCCCTGGGCAAAGCCGACTACGTGGCTTGGCAAAACATCCTGAACGCCCGCGGCTGGCTGGCACCAGCGTGGCCTGTCGAGCGTGGTGGTACCGGCTGGACACCGCGCCAGATCTACGTGTTTGAAGAGGAATGCTGGATGGCTGGCGCGCCCGAGGTGTTTGCCTTTGGCCCCAAGATGCTGGCGCCGGTGCTGATGCAGCATGGAACCAAAGCGCAGCAGGATGAATGCCTGCCGCGCATTCTCAGCAGCGCCGACTGGTGGTGCCAGGGCTATTCCGAGCCAGGTTCCGGCTCCGACCTGGCCGCGCTGCGAACGCGCGCGCGCATCGAGGGCGAGTACCTGGTGATCGACGGCCAGAAGACCTGGACCACCTACGCGCACTGGGCCAACCGCATGTTCTGCCTGGTGCGCACTGACACGCAGGCCAAGCCACAGGAGGGCATCTCCTTCGTGCTGCTGAACATGGACACGCCCGGCATCACGGTGCGCCCGCTCATCCTGCTGGACGGCGTGCATGAGGTCAACGAGGTGTTCTTCGAGCAGGTGCGGGTGCCGCTGGCTAACGTGGTGGGACGGCTCAACCAGGGCTGGACCTGCGCCAAGGCGCTGCTGGGCCACGAACGCTTCAACGCCGGCAAGATCGGCCGCTCGCTGCGCGAGTTGGCGCTGCTCAAGCGTCTGGCCTCGGAGCCCGACGCGCTGGGCCGCCGCCTGCTGAACGACGTGCGCTTTGCCGAACGCATCGCTGCCGTCGAGGTGGATCTGCTGGCGCTGGAGCAGACGACGCTGCGCCTGATGGCCGCCGCGCAGGCTGGCACCAGCATGGGTGTGGAGCCATCCATCCTGAAGATTCGCGGCACCGAGATCGCGCAGCAGCTTTCCCTGCTGCTGGTCGAGGTGCTGGGGCCAGGCCCCGGCGCGATCGATGGCGCCCTGCCCGCAGCCTTGGTGCGCCAGTACCTCAACTGGCGCAAGCTGTCGATCTACGGCGGTTCCAACGAAGTGCAGCGCAACATCATCGCCAAGTTTGCCCTCGGGCTGTGA
- a CDS encoding TRAP transporter small permease subunit, producing the protein MTESLARAPATEVPPWYQALRRWVNAIDGVLIGIGCILLFALMCLVVADVGRRYLFNAPIAWSYEVINHYLMPGVFFYTVSHTLKAHSHVAVDILHNYVGTRVRYGFEAASTMLAVPVFALATWLAAGVTLEQYRAGAQASSGLGVPSWTISMVLPVGFGMLTLRLALNAIGYVATLLTGRQITPLPPISGTEEGAE; encoded by the coding sequence ATGACCGAATCCCTTGCACGGGCCCCGGCTACCGAGGTGCCACCCTGGTACCAGGCGCTGCGCCGCTGGGTCAATGCCATCGATGGGGTGCTGATCGGCATCGGCTGCATCCTGCTGTTCGCTCTGATGTGCCTGGTGGTGGCCGACGTCGGGCGTCGCTACCTTTTCAACGCGCCCATTGCCTGGTCCTACGAGGTGATCAACCACTACCTCATGCCGGGAGTGTTCTTCTACACTGTCTCGCACACGCTCAAGGCGCACTCCCACGTGGCGGTCGACATCCTGCACAACTACGTCGGCACTCGGGTGCGCTATGGTTTCGAGGCGGCGAGCACCATGCTGGCCGTGCCGGTGTTCGCCCTTGCCACCTGGCTGGCCGCCGGCGTAACGCTGGAACAGTACCGGGCGGGTGCCCAGGCCAGCAGTGGCCTGGGCGTGCCGTCGTGGACCATCAGCATGGTGTTGCCGGTCGGCTTCGGCATGCTGACGCTGCGCTTGGCACTCAATGCGATCGGCTACGTGGCAACCCTGCTGACCGGCCGCCAGATCACGCCCCTGCCGCCGATCTCCGGCACCGAGGAAGGTGCCGAATGA
- a CDS encoding acyl-CoA dehydrogenase family protein, whose protein sequence is MSTHPTSSEHQALHDSATRFLAGLADFARQRQRQQTGDWRLDRALWHQFGHLGWLGVMMPEAYGGLGLPAGDALTIMQAMGAHFVPEPYAASLAAAQLLQDLGSTAQQARWLPRVCTGTALLLPAHAEPGAGYALACVQTHAQSVGDGFRLEGRKSALPWGPNADGWLVSARSAGAVGDAVGISLFVLERGTPGLRWEQPATGIAGEPVADLILEGVQVPADALLGELGRAWAALEAAHELLLAAACAEAVGTLQAVLDASCEYARTRRQFGVALSSFQVIAHRLVDMFTQVQLAHSMADLAAATLAQAGPQRHLRLAACKAQISAACRFVGEQAVQIHGGIGMTDELALSHQVRRLLAIDRRLGDRFHHLGVLAASVQGGAGLYGVQELAA, encoded by the coding sequence ATGTCCACGCACCCTACTTCCTCCGAGCACCAGGCGCTGCACGACAGCGCCACGCGCTTTCTGGCCGGACTGGCCGACTTCGCGCGCCAGCGACAGCGACAGCAGACCGGCGATTGGCGCCTTGACCGCGCGCTGTGGCACCAGTTCGGTCACCTGGGCTGGCTGGGCGTCATGATGCCCGAGGCCTACGGTGGCCTAGGCCTGCCGGCGGGCGACGCGCTGACCATCATGCAGGCCATGGGCGCGCACTTCGTGCCCGAGCCCTACGCCGCCAGTCTGGCCGCGGCCCAGTTGCTGCAGGATCTGGGCAGCACCGCGCAGCAGGCGCGCTGGTTGCCTCGCGTGTGCACCGGGACGGCCCTGCTGCTGCCGGCGCACGCCGAGCCTGGCGCTGGCTACGCGTTGGCCTGCGTGCAAACGCACGCGCAGTCGGTGGGCGATGGCTTTCGCCTGGAAGGGCGTAAGTCGGCCCTGCCCTGGGGGCCGAACGCCGATGGCTGGTTGGTTTCGGCGCGCAGCGCCGGCGCCGTGGGCGATGCCGTAGGCATCAGCCTGTTCGTGCTGGAGCGCGGCACGCCGGGTCTGCGCTGGGAGCAGCCTGCCACCGGCATCGCCGGCGAACCCGTGGCCGACTTGATTCTGGAGGGCGTCCAGGTTCCCGCGGACGCCTTGCTGGGCGAGTTGGGCCGGGCCTGGGCCGCCCTGGAGGCTGCGCACGAACTGCTGCTGGCCGCCGCCTGCGCCGAGGCCGTGGGCACGCTGCAGGCCGTCTTGGACGCCAGCTGCGAATACGCCAGGACACGTCGGCAATTCGGCGTTGCCTTGTCGAGTTTTCAGGTCATCGCGCACCGGCTGGTGGACATGTTCACCCAGGTGCAGCTGGCGCATTCTATGGCCGATCTGGCCGCTGCTACGCTGGCCCAGGCCGGCCCCCAGCGGCACCTGCGCCTGGCCGCCTGCAAGGCGCAGATCAGCGCGGCCTGTCGCTTTGTGGGTGAGCAGGCGGTGCAGATCCACGGCGGCATCGGCATGACGGACGAACTGGCGCTGTCGCACCAGGTGCGGCGCCTGTTGGCCATAGACCGGCGCCTGGGCGACCGCTTTCATCATCTGGGCGTGTTGGCTGCCAGCGTGCAGGGCGGTGCAGGCCTGTACGGCGTGCAGGAGCTGGCTGCATGA
- a CDS encoding CoA transferase — protein MSPLHGTRIIDMTSVLMGPFASQTLADMGADVIKIEAPVGDVVRQIGPARHAGMGPIFLNTNRNKRSVVLDLKHPEGVAALKRLLVDADVLMYNVRPQAMARLGLDYDSVRAINPCLVYAGLFGFGQDGPYAARPAYDDLIQGAATLPHLMARASGDIPRYVPTAMADRIVGQTAVGAILASLLARGRTGQGDRVDIPMFETMVGFVLGDHLGGLTFDPPLDEGGYARQLSPERRPYRTQDGYICALVYNDKQWAGFLAGIGQCDLPQRDARFASFASRAQHIDHVYAWLAQVFEERPTAEWFALLEAADVPFMPMHDLHSVLHDPHLQATGYFEAVQHPSEGALRSMRMAPRWYTLQTPAPRPAPRLGEHTLEVLREAGFSAAEVAQLLATGAAVGQSGVEDAA, from the coding sequence ATGAGTCCCTTGCACGGCACGCGCATCATCGACATGACCTCGGTGCTCATGGGCCCGTTTGCCTCGCAAACCTTGGCCGATATGGGTGCCGATGTGATCAAGATCGAGGCCCCGGTCGGCGACGTGGTGCGCCAGATCGGGCCGGCGCGCCACGCCGGCATGGGGCCGATCTTTCTCAATACCAACCGCAACAAGCGCAGTGTGGTGCTCGACCTCAAGCACCCCGAGGGCGTAGCGGCCCTGAAACGCCTGCTGGTGGATGCCGACGTGCTGATGTACAACGTGCGTCCCCAGGCGATGGCGCGCTTGGGGCTGGATTACGACAGCGTGCGTGCGATTAACCCGTGCCTGGTGTACGCGGGCCTGTTCGGTTTTGGGCAGGATGGGCCCTACGCCGCGCGCCCGGCCTATGACGACCTGATCCAGGGCGCCGCCACCCTGCCACACCTCATGGCGCGCGCCAGTGGCGACATCCCGCGTTACGTGCCCACGGCCATGGCCGACCGCATCGTCGGCCAGACGGCGGTGGGCGCCATCCTGGCCAGTCTGCTGGCGCGGGGGCGCACGGGCCAGGGTGACCGTGTGGACATTCCGATGTTTGAGACCATGGTGGGCTTTGTGCTGGGGGACCACCTGGGTGGCCTCACTTTTGATCCGCCGCTGGATGAGGGCGGCTACGCGCGGCAGCTCTCGCCCGAGCGGCGCCCCTACCGCACGCAGGATGGCTACATCTGCGCCCTGGTCTACAACGACAAGCAGTGGGCCGGCTTTCTGGCCGGCATCGGTCAGTGCGACTTGCCGCAGCGCGATGCGCGCTTTGCCAGCTTTGCCAGCCGCGCCCAGCATATTGACCACGTCTATGCCTGGCTGGCGCAGGTGTTCGAAGAGCGCCCCACGGCCGAGTGGTTTGCCCTGCTGGAGGCGGCTGACGTGCCCTTCATGCCCATGCACGACCTGCACAGCGTGCTGCACGACCCGCACCTGCAGGCCACCGGTTACTTTGAAGCCGTGCAGCACCCCAGCGAAGGGGCGCTGCGCAGCATGCGCATGGCGCCGCGTTGGTACACCCTACAAACGCCGGCGCCCCGTCCCGCCCCGCGGCTGGGCGAGCACACCCTGGAGGTGCTGCGCGAGGCTGGTTTCAGCGCCGCTGAGGTGGCGCAGTTGCTGGCCACGGGCGCCGCAGTGGGCCAGTCCGGCGTGGAGGACGCGGCATGA
- the dctP gene encoding TRAP transporter substrate-binding protein DctP: protein MTRLLATALAAAALCAAGAATAQTKIKIADSFPVGHYLPKYFTTPMMERLKADPAAKGIEFEYYPAEQLGKAKDLLSLTQSGLVDIAYVGPGFVSDKMPLSVVPELPLPYTGSCQATMAYWNLAKHGGLLDKKDFAPNGVRLLFTIVLPPYQVITRKPFASLSDLDGMKIRASGSAKELLLKKLKAVPVLMPTPEVYESLSRGTIDGVLFPFNSLAPYGLDKLSKTGTIGSNFGSFVANWVISEKRFQSLPPAVQKDLTTMGEELVQRVCKQVEQDEAADIEKTRAAGVELTPLSKADEQALQRVAAEVATEWAQNLDRRGKGGTEVLNAFRAGLGLK from the coding sequence ATGACTCGACTGCTTGCAACCGCCCTGGCCGCGGCCGCTCTGTGCGCCGCGGGCGCCGCCACGGCCCAGACCAAGATCAAGATCGCCGATTCGTTTCCGGTCGGCCACTACCTGCCCAAGTACTTCACCACGCCGATGATGGAACGGCTCAAGGCCGATCCGGCGGCCAAGGGCATTGAGTTCGAGTACTACCCGGCGGAGCAGCTCGGCAAGGCCAAGGACCTGCTCTCGCTCACGCAGTCCGGCCTGGTCGATATCGCCTATGTCGGCCCGGGTTTTGTCTCGGACAAGATGCCCCTGTCCGTGGTGCCCGAGCTGCCGCTTCCCTACACCGGCTCGTGTCAGGCGACGATGGCCTACTGGAATCTGGCCAAGCACGGCGGGCTGCTCGACAAGAAGGACTTCGCCCCCAACGGCGTGCGCCTGCTGTTCACCATCGTATTGCCGCCCTACCAGGTCATCACGCGCAAGCCCTTTGCCAGCCTGAGCGACCTGGATGGCATGAAGATCCGTGCGTCCGGTTCGGCCAAGGAACTGCTGCTGAAGAAACTCAAGGCCGTGCCGGTGTTGATGCCCACACCCGAGGTCTACGAGTCGCTCTCGCGCGGCACCATCGACGGCGTTCTGTTCCCATTCAACAGCCTGGCGCCTTACGGACTCGACAAACTGTCCAAGACCGGCACCATCGGCTCCAACTTCGGCTCCTTCGTCGCCAACTGGGTCATCAGCGAGAAACGCTTCCAGTCCTTGCCGCCAGCGGTACAGAAGGATTTGACCACCATGGGAGAAGAGCTGGTCCAGCGCGTCTGCAAGCAGGTCGAGCAGGACGAGGCCGCCGACATCGAGAAGACCCGGGCCGCGGGCGTCGAGTTGACGCCCTTGTCGAAGGCCGACGAACAAGCCTTGCAGCGTGTTGCTGCCGAAGTCGCCACCGAGTGGGCGCAAAACCTCGACCGGCGCGGCAAGGGCGGTACCGAGGTGCTCAACGCCTTCAGGGCCGGCTTGGGGTTGAAATGA